The genomic region AGAAGAGCAAGTGGTTCTCATCTTTGAGGGACATGACTAGAAAATTGAAGGTACGACAATTATGACCGAAGATGCTTTGATATTGACATGCTATGTattagttttttcttaaaagtcTATTTTACAGATTATGAGGATAGAGCACTTAAAGATATCAGAGGAGGCACTGGCATATAAGAAATGCCTCAGAGATATGGAGGAAATGAGGTCCACTATTCAGTCTACAAGTAGGGTAGCATGaccaatattattataattctgAGTATCAACATGTAAAAGGttcattcttaattaattgCTCATGTCCTGATAGTGAAGCAGCAAGTAGATTTGCACGAGGACCtcaagattaaatttattgaaggggagaaggaaagaaaggaacTCTACAACAGGGTTTTAGAGTTGAAAGGTAgctatttttgttttcttttatatctgGGATATGGAAGAATAGGAAATAAAGAAAGTTCATCCACTACCGATGGTTACTTGCAGGAAACATAAAGGTGTTTTGCAGATGTAGGCCCTTAAATGCTGAGGAAGTAGCATCAGGGGATTCTATGGCTATTGATTTTGAATCTGCTAAAGACGGTGAGCTCACAGTAATATCAAATGGACTTCCCAGAAAAACCTTCAAGTTTGATGCTGTTTTTAGCCCTGAGGCAGACCAAGGTAATCAGAAATCTCTAGTCTATTAATACTGCTCGTTTAATTACTTTCAGGAACCAGCTTGATTTTGCTTGTTTTTCCAGCTGATGTTTTTGGAGACACTGCGCCATTTGCAACTTCAGTTTTGGATGGGTACAATGTATGCATATTTGCTTATGGACAAACTGGAACTGGAAAAACCTTTACCATGGAGGGCTCCGAAGAAGCTCGTGGAGTAAACTTTAGGACTCTTGAGGAGATATTTCGCATAATCAAGGAGCGCAATAAGCTTTTTCGGTATGATATCTTTGTGAGTGTTCTAGAAGTCTATAATGAGCAAATACGAGATTTGTTGGGCTCAGGCTCTCAGCCAGGAGTGGCCACAAAGAGGTAAgcttaattattagattaaatttctTATGCTTCCTGGACCTTTTTTTGCTTAATCAAGGATTCCTTTCTAAAACCATTATTACATATAGCATTCTCTTATTTAAATACATGAATGATACGTATTGATCAAGAGGGGAGGACAAACTTAACGAGTAGCAATATATCTTtgttaccttttcttttttggactGTTCACATCAAACTGAATGCATGAGTATTCCTTCACTCTAAGCCTATACAACTTTAAGACATGAAAAATTGCAGGCTCAGTAATTAGTTGAATATGAAAAGCTCACTTCTATTATACATACAGAATTccatttttttcccttttgttACTGacttatttattcttaatagaTTTGTGtgcaattttttctttctaaaacaCTAAGAACCTAACCTGGTTTTTCATTAGATGGAAATTTTGGGTTCTCCGAAGTTCCAATTTGTTGCTGGGGATGCTTTTGGCATGATGGACAACTCTTCAAAAGTAACATGCCCTAAATCTTTTCACTGTGCTGTAGGCTTGAAATAAGGCAAGCGGGTGAAGGGCTGCATCATGTTCCAGGGTTGGTTGAAGCACAAGTAAACAACATAAGTGAGGCCTGGGAAGTTCTACAAACTGGAAGTAACGCAAGGGCAATTGGCTCAACCAATGCCAATGAGCACAGCAGCCGATCCCATTGGTATGTGGATCCATTTTAAGTTCTAagtttatagattttaattatatgaacaTGTACGTTCAGAAGTTGGGCTAATGGGTACTGTGGTTGACTCGTGATACAGCATACACTGTGTGATGGTGAAAGGAGAGAATTTATTGAATGGAGAATGTACAAAGAGCAAGTTATGGTTGGTTGATCTAGCAGGAAGTGAGCGAGTAGCGAAGACAGAAGTTCAAGGAGATAGACTTAAGGAAACACAAAATATTAACAGATCCTTGTCTGCACTTGGTGATGTCATATCTGCCCTTGCAACTAAAAGTCCTCATATCCCATTCAGGTAGTACTTTATTGACTActcttttttattacaattttatttgtgCAAATGAAcaacttaataatttaaaggTTTCTGTTTTTTGTGTAGGAATTCCAAGCTCACTCACCTGCTTCAAGATTCCCTAGGTATATTTCTGATCACGTTGGGCATAGATGGAAGACAATATGGAcaagattaatattttcttctagGTCTTAATTGCTTTCAAATTCCAAATATTGGTCTTCTTTTCCTTGTAGTTCGATTTTATCAGTGCCTTTGCAGAATGAAAATGAGAAGCCTGATGAATAGACTTGGTATTTGTCAGGAGGAGATTCAAAGACCCTCATGTTTGTCCAGATAAGTCCCAGTGAGAATGACCTGGGTGAGACCGTATGCTCTCTGAATTTTGCAAGCAGAGTTAGAGGGATAGAGTTGGGTCCTGCAAGACGGCAATTGGACAATACTGAACTTCAGAGATACAAACAGATGGTACAATTGATTTAAGTATTAGAATTGACCCATTTGTGATGAAACTTTCATATATTGTTGTCATCTTTCTGCATGTTATGGTTATACAAAATATTGATTCTTTTACATGCAAGGctgaaaaatcaaaacaagACATGAAGAGCAAAGATATACAGATCAAGAAGATGGAGGAAACAATCAATGGCTTGGTCTTgaggataaaagaaaaagaccttAGAAATAAGAATCTGCAAGAGAAGGTAACATACAGTAAACTCGTTGGCATTTCAGGTTAGAagtatttgataattttgtaCTTCTGTCTGCTAACTTTCACATatctgaattatttttctttttgggttgGTTTTGCAGTTGAAGGAGCTGGAGTCGCAACTTCTCATTGAAAGAAAGCTAGCACGTCAGCATGTTGACACAAAGATAGCTGAGCAacagcaacaacaacaaatGAAACAACAGCAGGATGAGCAGAGTAGTGCCCCACCAAGGCCACCACTTGCAAATCGACTATTAGGAAGTAACAAGAATTTCAGTGAAGCCGCAAGTACTGCAACAACCAAAGAGCAAGTAAATTCCTGGCAACCACTTGTGGAAAATAACAGTTATAGGCCTACACTTTGCATTCTTCCAACAGATGGCATGGTCAAGTATATTGATCccacagaaaaagaaaacaaccctggcATGGCTGAACATCCACGATTGCCGAAGAGGACCGGCAGAGCTTCAATTTGCACAACAGCACAACGGATACCAGTAGCTCCAGCACCAAGGCGCACATCGATGATTCCACTCCCAAGTGTACCAGGTTTAGCACATCTACCTTCACCATTAGCACCATTGTCGTTATGCGAGATTGACATAAAGGAAGAAGACACAGGAGGGTCTGAAATTAATTGCTTGCCAGAGCAAACACATTGCAACAGTCccaaagaaataaaacatgGGACTAGAAAGCTAAGCACCATACTAAGACAAAgccttcaaaagaaaatgcagCTGAATTCTCCAATGCAGCAACACCTGAGAAAACGAGGTATAAATGTTGGGATGGAGAAAGTCAGGGTCTCTATTGGAAGTCGAGGGAGGATGGCACACAGAGTTTTGCTAGGCAATGGTAGAAGAACAGGAATAAAGGATACCCAGCAGAACAGGAGTcatagagaaaaagagagaggatGGAATATTGGAACAGCGGGAAGAACTGCAATCTAAGTGTCAAATAAAGGATACCCAGCAGAACAGGAGTcatagagaaaaagagagaggatGGAATATTGGAACAGCGGGAAGAACTGCAATCTAAATTCCTTCTTTCCATAGTAGAAGGATGAGACAGGACATGAGAgaaaatttgacaaaaaaaatgTCGATTCTTTGTGATGGCAATTAACTTTCTGTGTACAGTTTGTGCGTCTATGCAACAACTTAATATGTTCAAGTATCTAATTGGCTAATGTAGGAAAGCTGCCTGCTTGCCAACCTCTGCAGAATCAGCCGCTTGCCATTTACATGGTTGTGTAGCAAAGGCATCATGCAATGTTGTCCAGGTCATATgtagatataaatatttatatattaatatgagtTTTATGTTAAAGGTATTCCTCCCATTGATCTGAACAAATAGCTTGGGTTGTTGGTATGTTATACTTGTTAAATAGGATCAAGCTAGCTATAGCCTTCTAGGGGCTTTATGCAGTCACAAGTCTTAACACCCTGCGCCAGACCTTGAATTTTGGAAGCGACAGAATGCATCTAAAAGTTATTTACCGTTggtcataaattttatataaatggtaaaaaaaaatttaacctaTGTTACTTCTTGATAatccttttaattttggcaAAAATAACCGAAAGATAGTGCTGAGTATCTTCTCTTTATTACATTCTCGTtactttcaatttataatttgactttcaatttataatttgaaatgacatacaaatagaaatgatatatttgtaatacTCTTAGAATCTTAggctctttttattttgaacacATTGAatctttgttaatttattttatattttctcaccttttaattgttttatccATTAATTTCTCTTCTCATTTGTTTTATTAGTATGATTGGTTTTTAAAGAAAGTATTTTATTGATTctacaaacataaaaaaaagtacAAGTATTATTAAGGGTCTAATTTATAACTCAAAAGTTTTttgaaataactttttaattagttaaaaatgTAACATCTTTAAGAACCTAAACCTCAATTTTGTAAACacaatcattttatataaaaataaaaatttattattattaaaataaaatatattttaattagtaatatatttaacaatatcaATGaggtaaataaaaatgagaattagacaataaatattaaattagaatgATAGAATAAAGTAAACAAAATCCTAATATTTTAAGAGTATTACAAAAGTGTTATTAttcctttcaaaaaaaagTGTCATTATAATTTGCCTTATTTAATACAGTTACATTAATCTTAAACTATAACACATGTCTTATTTATAGagaaaaggtaaaaagaaGGTAATAAAGAGAAGGTGCTTAGCATAATAGGAATCatagaattatttataattttggctaattcttaattttgcttaaaattggataaatttaatagtaatttgGCTTATTTATATCATACCACTTCATAAGACATGTCATTCAATTTTaaccaaaatttaaaattggcTAAAATTGTCGGTGATTTTGCAATTCAAAAcacttcttttaaaataaaaaaatgatcaaAATTACTAAAGTCATATATAGACTTGAATTCTTTTGATCATTAGgcctatataaaaataacaagagCATAAGATTATGTTGGTGGATGATATTGCCAATAGTCAAACTTGTAATCCTTTTGTCTAATTGTTGATTATATTTAACATGTAGAGGTTCAAAGAGAAATTGAAGAATTTATTTCACAAACAATTATTgccttaaaaaatttagaagcAAGAACAAGCGGCTCCCAAAGTTTAAGTGATGAGTTTTCTAATGGCTTCAGGTAGCATTTAACTTTTacactttatttttgtaagaGTTCTCAATGGTAATATATTTAGAGAATAGGTCTAAATCCGtccttcatattttttaattttgtcacATTTTACTTTTCAGGAATTTTTTGGCTAAAAAATAACCCTCATCTATTCAAAACGAGGTAAAATAACATTGTGTGTAACAAGTAATGTGGAGAATGTTAACTTTTGTTACCTTAAGCTAACGCATAGATtggtaaaaaaaagaattacatgGCGCCTTCCCCCAGTTGATACTAAATGCATAACGACCATCTTTGTCTCCCTTCTTCCTTAAATTGCTTTCTTCCCcaaataattaataccaagacaaggttacaaaaatatttgaagaaaaaagattgGTTTTGCAAATTATTCCTCCTTAGATCTCTTTCATTTGAGATTGGAAATTTAACAGTAAGATCAACACTGTGAGTCATTATGAAAACACATTGAAATATGAATCTTTCACTCTTAAAATGGAGCTGACATccacaattaaaaaaaataagattgaATCCAAAAACCACATTCACTTAATGTAAAAATATGAAGCTTTTGATAAAtgctaattatatttaatgtgGTTCTACCAATAGCCTCATCCATATGGCAACCTAAACTATATATAGTATTCCTTGCATTGCTGACACATTTGTCTTTTAAACTCCTTGTTATAACATTGTCCGAGCATGTTGATCTTGTCACTTGAGGAGTTTGATCTTAGGAAAGAGTGGGAATGCTGGAATGCACATTGCTAGTTTGTGATTGAATACCTCTTTGTAACTGTAAACAAATGGCAGTAAATATCAATACACAACAGtttattgaaaatgaaatgCCTCTTGATTTTTGTTAGGACATTTAGCTCTATTTTGTCCTTATTGTCCACAAATTCCACACTTTGAAGCCTCCCcttctttgaaaaatttctCTTGAAGTATATGGATTGAGTTCATTAGATTCTctaatccttttcttttaaggcCTATCAGTCATTTTTGGCATTTCAAGAGGCTCAGTTGATTATTACCTTCACACATCGTAAATTTCTTCCTAAGGAAATGTTGCATTGATACCTCATATACCAATGATCAATGTGTTGGAGAGGGTCTATTTTTAGGTGGTACAATATACAAACAATATGAGAACATGTGATATATATTAGGTCATATTCTCTACAAATGCACAATTTTCTGTCTGAATAGTTTTCTCCAttgaatatcataaaataacttGTTGTATTATCCTTGTTATCTTGTTAGTACTCCATACAACTTAGGCTCCAACCGTTTATCCACTTATGAGATTTGCCCTTATTCAGTATTATCTTATTCATTGCTTGAAGCCTAATGTCCTCCAATATTGAAATTATAGGCTTATGCCTTAAGAGTTGAAACCttaaaaatgttattattaatggAAAAGGACTTGCATTTGCTACCTGCGCTAGTTGTGAGGAGCATATTTCATTAAATCTTTTGCAACTTTCTTACTAAATGCTCCAAGtttatccaaatattcttTCAATTCATCTTCATAGGTAAACCAAGTATAGATCTAGAATTTCTTACATAATTCCCCACCTCTCCATTTCTTTAACTAGTTAGCATAGATGTTTTTAGCACACCATCTATGCTCAGTTTGGGacagaataatatttattgcaTCAATCAATCCCTACAAAAACAaccataataatattaaaagcaTTAAATAACTTATTACATCTAATgtatatagaaataataaaagaaatgaaaatgcTAACCTTTTGCatgtttaatattataatgacTTTGCTGCCATCTCCAAGCTCAAGTTCTCTCACTAATCATTGCAGAAACCACCTCCAGTTCAACTTTTCTTCTTATCTACTATAGCCTAAATAATTAGAACCATTTAGTTCCAAGAATCCTTCCCCACGGCTACTAGCAGTTACCCCTTTATtgtagtttttaaaaaataaccatcTAGTCCTATAATAGATCTACAACCCCATATCCAGTTCCTCTTACATACATCAaagcaaataatttttttttaaactctcTTTCCctctcttatttctttatacaACTCAATCTCAATGCTAGAACTAGGATTAGACCTTTTAAGAGTAGCAACATATGCCTCATGATATCCAAATTCAACCTTACAGCTTCTATTCAATTTCTACAAAATCTTATGTTTGGCCCTTTTGCATTTAGTCATTCAATGTAACCATCAATTTTTTCTCAACatctttctttaaattttttaattctaaatttggATTGTTAGTTAGTCTTTTCTTGAAATATTCTGGTAAAAGGTTTTTTGTGCAGCTATGTGATTTAAAGATTCTAAAATACATATGTACATCTACAATCGTCTTCACGGCTAGTCTAGGGTATTTACCATCTTTAGATAATGATACTGCAAAAGGGCaacctttttttattatgcatTTTGTCCTAATTCTATTTGGTTCATTAGGTTTAGTATGCAATTATAAGTCTCTAGCAACTACATATCTATTTAATACATCTTTAATCTATTTggcataataaaaaaagggaCTTGTATTCATCCCTCTCATATCTTACTCTCTCATTAGGTGGCAACTCTACATCATTAACTCCTAGCCTACCTATACCTACATTACTCCCTTCCCCACAATAACTTGCATCGATTCCTTTTCCAACTTTACTTGCATTGACTGTTACACCGCCTACACTTGAATTATCCTTTGTtgtatcttaaattttattaaatttctgCCTAAATAATACCTCATAAGATCATCTCCACTAACAAGAAATTAAGGCAAGTGTTCAGGAACATCTACTATATGACTAGCATATATCAATTTTCCTAATCCAAGAGTACTTATTAATATTCTTCTAAcacctttatcatcctttacTAAAAACATACCATCTCTAAGATCCTTCCCAGATTCAAGTATGAAAATGTACTGCACATTTTGAAACCCTAATGTCTCTATATAAGTATCTTTAGTTCTCTAATAAGTTAAATAGTCAACATCAAAATCTTGTCTACTATATACATCCCTATTGATTTAAGCAAAGTCTAGATTTTATACCCACTCACCaccataattaaaatttaagttaataatatcattatccATTGTtgcacaaagacaaaatatgcaaaaaaaagaaaagcatataaaattcatattccaataaaataatacaagtAACAATGTAGCTTAACATGAATAACCACTTATATCCCAATGTTTACaagaaaaatgagtaaaaTGTTAACTGTAATCATAGATTACCAAATAAAACTATAGGCAATGCAATAAATAAACACTAATCATTATTCTATTTCAAGTTAAAGCACTATTAGTGGACCCATGtgtttttaggatttttttttactaaaacaTACTTTTTCTATTCAGTAAAACAATGAAGCTCGATTTCCTATCACTTTCAAAGACAATGTGACTCAGGAACATGCCTTGTATCTTGACTTTAAACAATTAAAGGTGTTTTTTGCTATATAGAACCAAGCCAATATGCAAAGTTACTAATAGAGAGAATAATTTTAGGATTAATTTAGGGTTTATGTGGGAGTTGAATTTCACTTTGATTTGGGAGAAAAAAAGGTGCCATTTAATTCTTATGGGACCAATGTATGCTCTCGTCATCTAAAGATAACGATATTTAATATTCTCCACACTACCTATTACATACAATTTAATTCTACCCTGTTTCAAATAGATGAAGGTCGTTTTTTAGCCAAAAAATTCATAAGGGCAAACGTgacaaaattgaaaaacatTAAGGGCAGATTTAGACATTTtccaatatatttatattagcaACTCTtgaaattatcatatttaattaattttggcgttagtttattttttgagaaaattacaCCACCTACTCCTTTtctattctatttatttttattctatgcgttttatatttttattcttttgctagttttttgtttatgttattttagtcttttctattttatttttgctgtCATTGTTTCTTTGCTTTGtttcattgtttttttttcctttaattttccttttgcttctcataattttctctagtttttcttttcattcccACTATTACTTAAAAATTGAGAGATATTTTCTTCATGCAAGTGGTTACTCTTCAATTTTAGATTATGTAACTTCCGTTTAGCATGGTTAATACTatcttcttctctttattctatttgcttttattaaaataattaagctAACTTTTATAGAGAAACACAATGTTTTAACTTTCATATCTACTAATTTAAGTATTTGGCtcaaaatttgatttcttcattatttgcAACAGTTTCTTCAAAATATATTGATGTGTCTTGTAACAgtttcttcactatttttattattgtctCAAATTTTAAGTTGTCAAGGTACAATCAATAAAGAGACAAAGAGAGGAAGAGGGAAATCAAAGTGAATATATAGTTTGAaagttgaaaaaataataagaaaaaaaatggaagaatGGAAGGAGACTAAGAAAGAGCCTTGCATATTATTTGTGGGCACCAAAATCCGAACTCCATATTATGTTATCAATTTTTTCCTCTTgctttattgttattgttttggttctagtttttataatgataataGTAGTAGATACTCcttatataatcaaaatatattttgaatatactatatattattaagtatattttttataataattttggtCTTACTATTGTATTtgctttaaaattattatttagtaaatttaattattggtTAAAAGTTTGGACAAAAGGTCCATATTTTAATCTTGTTAGATCATGTTAATTCATACATAAGACACTTAaagttttagattttaaaaaagtaaaatgtaaattttttgttttaattagatcttcaaaaaaataaaacttgtagcttttctttattctttttgtatttttctagttttaaaaatgttcatttctttttctatgaGAAAGATGAGGTGTAATTATAgtttttaaacaaatttatcaaaatcagAAGAAGCTTGCAATCGTGTTGTTCTCTTACGCAAAATCTAAGAAAGTTGAAGGTtttgataattagtttgaattATGTGACAAGCTTAAGAAGGTGGATAAGTTAAAGAAATTGTTATGTgtttttgatgtatttaaCATAATGAACAAGACATTATATGGTAATATCAATAGGTTTAGTGATAGGATCATTGACTTTGATACTAAATAagtatcatttttcttttaaatatattttaagttataattttatatattttgaagacttatttatcaatattttttatttttgtaatatggACATTCTAAAGATTGGTAGAATCAAAATGaattctcatataaaaataataaatggtacaatttaaatttaagttgaagaaagtttttcatttgaaatttgATGTTGATTGGTAATATAgtgaattttttattcaaattcatatgaaattttcaataacttaattttgaaattgtaACTAAGTAATGTATATATtgacataataaattaatattgcatttaaaactctttttataatttttgtgacTAATTATAGCTTTTACAGTTATTTTGATAAAGTCTTtcactaattat from Ricinus communis isolate WT05 ecotype wild-type chromosome 9, ASM1957865v1, whole genome shotgun sequence harbors:
- the LOC8278051 gene encoding kinesin-like protein KIN-14Q isoform X1, which encodes MADPDPYSSSSTSDIPHNDVSWNSNQILESVDTQMLIDPVANNGIDAGRSVLGFSLTSPDLVICAGSCGDSPEFFNRTTKNYSFELSLENGINGTNTRDTQKIQSVKFSPICQTFNKQLSPESSLEELVAEPSRMRNDDNLPKDPLIGVSINVGSTNEGVVLNGVQFLEDTCYTGGDTVKTNATIGDLDREEDGLSLYQTARFGNFSYCIPAMEPGNYVVTLHLAEIVFTDGPHGRRVFDVFIQEKKVVSSLDIYAQVGANKPLVISQLKTCVDGEEGLTIRFQGVIGSPIVCGISITEDSSAHAGEAQFSKQMGMSQVAECNLLKQYNSEQEPDGDHQKLERHVEFQEKELTEMRRALEELKRENQLKNRECQDAWNSLHELQNELMRKSMHVGSLAFAIEGQVKEKSKWFSSLRDMTRKLKIMRIEHLKISEEALAYKKCLRDMEEMRSTIQSTMKQQVDLHEDLKIKFIEGEKERKELYNRVLELKGNIKVFCRCRPLNAEEVASGDSMAIDFESAKDGELTVISNGLPRKTFKFDAVFSPEADQADVFGDTAPFATSVLDGYNVCIFAYGQTGTGKTFTMEGSEEARGVNFRTLEEIFRIIKERNKLFRYDIFVSVLEVYNEQIRDLLGSGSQPGVATKRLEIRQAGEGLHHVPGLVEAQVNNISEAWEVLQTGSNARAIGSTNANEHSSRSHCIHCVMVKGENLLNGECTKSKLWLVDLAGSERVAKTEVQGDRLKETQNINRSLSALGDVISALATKSPHIPFRNSKLTHLLQDSLGGDSKTLMFVQISPSENDLGETVCSLNFASRVRGIELGPARRQLDNTELQRYKQMAEKSKQDMKSKDIQIKKMEETINGLVLRIKEKDLRNKNLQEKLKELESQLLIERKLARQHVDTKIAEQQQQQQMKQQQDEQSSAPPRPPLANRLLGSNKNFSEAASTATTKEQVNSWQPLVENNSYRPTLCILPTDGMVKYIDPTEKENNPGMAEHPRLPKRTGRASICTTAQRIPVAPAPRRTSMIPLPSVPGLAHLPSPLAPLSLCEIDIKEEDTGGSEINCLPEQTHCNSPKEIKHGTRKLSTILRQSLQKKMQLNSPMQQHLRKRGINVGMEKVRVSIGSRGRMAHRVLLGNGRRTGIKDTQQNRSHREKERGWNIGTAGRTAI
- the LOC8278051 gene encoding kinesin-like protein KIN-14Q isoform X2 — its product is MADPDPYSSSSTSDIPHNDVSWNSNQILESVDTQMLIDPVANNGIDGRSVLGFSLTSPDLVICAGSCGDSPEFFNRTTKNYSFELSLENGINGTNTRDTQKIQSVKFSPICQTFNKQLSPESSLEELVAEPSRMRNDDNLPKDPLIGVSINVGSTNEGVVLNGVQFLEDTCYTGGDTVKTNATIGDLDREEDGLSLYQTARFGNFSYCIPAMEPGNYVVTLHLAEIVFTDGPHGRRVFDVFIQEKKVVSSLDIYAQVGANKPLVISQLKTCVDGEEGLTIRFQGVIGSPIVCGISITEDSSAHAGEAQFSKQMGMSQVAECNLLKQYNSEQEPDGDHQKLERHVEFQEKELTEMRRALEELKRENQLKNRECQDAWNSLHELQNELMRKSMHVGSLAFAIEGQVKEKSKWFSSLRDMTRKLKIMRIEHLKISEEALAYKKCLRDMEEMRSTIQSTMKQQVDLHEDLKIKFIEGEKERKELYNRVLELKGNIKVFCRCRPLNAEEVASGDSMAIDFESAKDGELTVISNGLPRKTFKFDAVFSPEADQADVFGDTAPFATSVLDGYNVCIFAYGQTGTGKTFTMEGSEEARGVNFRTLEEIFRIIKERNKLFRYDIFVSVLEVYNEQIRDLLGSGSQPGVATKRLEIRQAGEGLHHVPGLVEAQVNNISEAWEVLQTGSNARAIGSTNANEHSSRSHCIHCVMVKGENLLNGECTKSKLWLVDLAGSERVAKTEVQGDRLKETQNINRSLSALGDVISALATKSPHIPFRNSKLTHLLQDSLGGDSKTLMFVQISPSENDLGETVCSLNFASRVRGIELGPARRQLDNTELQRYKQMAEKSKQDMKSKDIQIKKMEETINGLVLRIKEKDLRNKNLQEKLKELESQLLIERKLARQHVDTKIAEQQQQQQMKQQQDEQSSAPPRPPLANRLLGSNKNFSEAASTATTKEQVNSWQPLVENNSYRPTLCILPTDGMVKYIDPTEKENNPGMAEHPRLPKRTGRASICTTAQRIPVAPAPRRTSMIPLPSVPGLAHLPSPLAPLSLCEIDIKEEDTGGSEINCLPEQTHCNSPKEIKHGTRKLSTILRQSLQKKMQLNSPMQQHLRKRGINVGMEKVRVSIGSRGRMAHRVLLGNGRRTGIKDTQQNRSHREKERGWNIGTAGRTAI